A single window of Arvicanthis niloticus isolate mArvNil1 chromosome X, mArvNil1.pat.X, whole genome shotgun sequence DNA harbors:
- the LOC117694958 gene encoding profilin-1-like, translating into MQCIEDVSQEIWQDCINLFLQSEMCSDAAVITSKPPWLLASSTEGNFIQITQEEVQTLLTKEGREKLFLQGVTLAGIKCLLIRDNLFTNGNNSMDLRTKGQSRGSQAVTVVQMESVYLVVMGKKGTEGGPLNLKAFEIAGYMREAILQKMAHY; encoded by the coding sequence ATGCAGTGCATAGAAGATGTCAGCCAAGAAATCTGGCAAGACTGTATCAACTTGTTCCTACAATCTGAGATGTGCAGTGATGCAGCAGTTATCACCAGTAAACCACCTTGGTTATTAGCTTCTTCTACTGAAGGAAACTTTATTCAAATAACCCAGGAAGAAGTTCAGACCTTACTGACAAAAGAGGGTAGAGAAAAGCTGTTTCTCCAGGGAGTCACCCTTGCTGGAATCAAATGCCTGTTGATCCGAGACAACTTGTTCACCAATGGCAACAACAGCATGGACCTCCGTACCAAAGGCCAAAGTCGAGGAAGCCAGGCAGTGACTGTAGTTCAGATGGAGTCTGTGTATCTTGTGGTGATGGGAAAAAAGGGGACAGAAGGAGGACCTCTCAACCTCAAAGCTTTTGAGATAGCAGGCTACATGAGAGAGGCCATTCTTCAAAAAATGGCCCAttactaa